The proteins below come from a single Fastidiosipila sanguinis genomic window:
- a CDS encoding rhodanese-related sulfurtransferase: MAKDYRVLLYYKYTHIEDPEKFRDEHLEFCNNIGLKGRIIVGYEGINGTVSGTVEQTDQYKDFLHSLEGFEDVWFKVDEADDFTHPRMSVKFRDEIVTLHLENDFSPTETTGQYLSPKEFKEAILDENTVILDTRNDYEYDLGHFRGAIRPDIKTFKELPQWIKDNEELFKDKKVAMYCTGGVRCEKFSGWMLREGISDQVGQLHGGIDTYGKDPEVQGELWEGSMYVFDSRVSVPINHVNPTITGRDHFDGTPCDRYINCANPDCNRQTFMSEANEEKYLRSCSPECRRDKRNRYVIQHNLTEEEWEKRLNELGESLYDKKAV, encoded by the coding sequence ATGGCAAAAGATTACAGAGTTTTACTATATTACAAATATACACACATAGAAGATCCAGAGAAATTCAGAGATGAGCACTTAGAGTTTTGCAACAACATTGGACTAAAGGGCCGTATCATCGTAGGCTACGAAGGCATTAACGGTACCGTTTCAGGTACTGTAGAGCAAACAGATCAGTACAAAGATTTCCTGCACAGCTTAGAAGGTTTCGAAGACGTCTGGTTTAAGGTTGATGAGGCAGACGACTTTACCCACCCTAGAATGTCAGTTAAGTTTAGGGATGAGATAGTTACCTTACACTTGGAGAACGACTTTTCTCCAACTGAGACAACAGGACAATATTTGAGCCCGAAAGAATTTAAGGAAGCGATTCTAGATGAGAATACTGTAATTTTGGATACTAGAAACGACTATGAATACGACCTAGGTCACTTCCGTGGTGCGATTCGACCAGATATCAAGACTTTCAAAGAATTACCTCAATGGATCAAGGATAACGAAGAATTATTCAAGGACAAAAAAGTTGCTATGTACTGTACTGGTGGTGTCCGTTGCGAGAAGTTCTCCGGTTGGATGTTGCGAGAAGGTATTTCAGACCAAGTTGGACAATTGCATGGTGGAATCGATACTTATGGTAAAGATCCAGAAGTCCAAGGTGAACTTTGGGAAGGTAGTATGTACGTATTTGATAGCAGAGTTTCAGTGCCAATTAACCATGTCAATCCCACAATTACCGGTAGAGATCACTTCGACGGTACGCCTTGCGATCGCTATATAAACTGTGCCAACCCAGACTGTAATAGACAAACTTTCATGAGCGAGGCTAATGAGGAGAAGTACCTAAGATCCTGTAGCCCAGAATGCAGACGTGATAAGAGAAATCGCTATGTAATTCAGCACAATTTAACTGAAGAAGAGTGGGAAAAGAGATTGAACGAATTAGGCGAAAGTTTGTACGATAAAAAAGCAGTTTAA
- a CDS encoding IS3 family transposase, which yields MKRNLRKKVRSLAGRDGRGRIPAKAKTKVILELQVEFPKIQLKIWLSLAELPRSSYYEWKNKLDKPVDKDKEIVLAIVQVVKESSYRYGYRRVSMKLRKLGLVVNHKKVLRIMREQNLLSTKFKTRSRKYNSYRGKVGEVADNLVKRQFNTARPNELWLTDVTEFRLKNSEEKIYLSAILDTYNSEIISFSIDKHPTTAFTNKALDEALKRVKDVSELVIHSDQGFHYQHSSWVKRLETRGIKQSMSRKGNCLDNSPMENFFGIMKQEMFYGEDFKNLEQLIEVIIEYIKWYNEDRIKVKINGLSPVEYRLQSA from the coding sequence ATTAAAAGAAATTTACGAAAAAAAGTTAGAAGCCTTGCTGGAAGAGATGGACGAGGGAGAATACCAGCCAAGGCCAAAACAAAAGTAATTCTAGAGTTACAAGTAGAGTTTCCAAAAATCCAGTTAAAAATTTGGTTAAGCTTAGCGGAGCTACCACGTTCTTCTTACTACGAATGGAAAAACAAGCTAGATAAACCTGTAGATAAAGACAAAGAGATAGTATTAGCAATAGTGCAGGTTGTAAAAGAATCTAGTTATAGATATGGCTACAGAAGAGTTTCAATGAAACTTAGAAAGCTAGGATTAGTAGTTAACCACAAAAAAGTTCTACGTATTATGCGAGAACAAAATTTATTGAGCACAAAATTCAAAACAAGATCCAGAAAATATAATTCCTACAGAGGAAAAGTTGGAGAAGTAGCTGATAATTTGGTCAAGCGCCAGTTTAACACTGCTAGACCAAACGAATTGTGGTTAACAGACGTAACAGAATTCAGATTAAAGAATAGCGAAGAAAAAATATATTTATCTGCAATACTAGATACTTACAATAGTGAAATTATTTCGTTCTCAATTGACAAACACCCAACAACTGCGTTTACAAATAAAGCTTTAGATGAAGCCTTAAAAAGGGTTAAAGATGTAAGTGAATTAGTAATTCACAGTGACCAAGGTTTCCATTACCAACACAGCAGTTGGGTAAAACGATTGGAAACGAGAGGGATAAAACAAAGTATGTCCAGAAAAGGAAATTGTTTAGATAATTCACCGATGGAAAATTTCTTTGGAATAATGAAGCAAGAAATGTTTTATGGTGAAGATTTTAAGAATTTAGAACAATTAATAGAAGTAATTATAGAGTATATAAAATGGTACAATGAAGATAGAATAAAGGTAAAAATAAACGGACTTTCACCTGTTGAATACAGATTACAGTCCGCTTAA
- a CDS encoding helix-turn-helix domain-containing protein → MPKYSDEFKLEVIKDYLSGKNGGSVLIAKKYGVPVRTVNNWINWYNARGKHGLIKKLTTKSYSSDFKLSVIKYREINKCSYREAAEHFGVTNGAIVYTWAKKYEEKGFSGLEGKQGRSRKVSKSKNPKPLNESEREELIRLREEVKYLKLKEIYEKKLEALLEEMDEGEYQPRPKQK, encoded by the coding sequence ATGCCTAAATATAGTGATGAATTCAAATTAGAAGTAATTAAAGATTACTTAAGTGGTAAGAATGGAGGGAGTGTTTTAATCGCTAAAAAATATGGAGTTCCAGTAAGAACAGTTAATAATTGGATTAATTGGTACAACGCACGTGGTAAGCATGGATTGATCAAAAAACTTACTACTAAAAGTTATAGTAGCGATTTTAAGCTTTCGGTAATAAAATATAGAGAGATAAATAAATGTTCATACCGAGAAGCAGCAGAACATTTCGGCGTTACTAATGGTGCAATTGTATATACATGGGCCAAAAAATATGAAGAGAAAGGCTTCTCTGGTTTGGAAGGAAAACAAGGAAGGTCCCGAAAAGTGTCAAAGAGTAAAAATCCAAAACCATTAAACGAGAGTGAGCGTGAAGAGTTAATACGCTTACGCGAAGAGGTAAAGTATCTTAAATTAAAAGAAATTTACGAAAAAAAGTTAGAAGCCTTGCTGGAAGAGATGGACGAGGGAGAATACCAGCCAAGGCCAAAACAAAAGTAA
- a CDS encoding alpha/beta hydrolase → MTKKRKNKVIIIIASILLLIVIGLGLAGNYMVEYAIARSGDGGNRNVNTDKIQEKNEPAEQSKIDIKKDEIKKETKFFLQKNPYEQAQIKSKDGLNLKGFYLENSPDSNANWVLLIHGYRAEHDSMNDYAKQYYEAGYNVLLPDLRASGESEGNYVGMGWLEKEDAKLWIDWIIERQPSANIIVHGVSMGAATTMMLSGDETKENVKMFIEDCGYTSAWDIFANEAKLRFNLPSFPLLNVSSALARVKAGYSFSEADALKQVGKSTKPMLFIHGMKDDFVPFYMLDELYNAKTEGAKDKFVSETAGHADSIFADYSAYWAKVEEFIQANVPE, encoded by the coding sequence ATGACAAAAAAGAGGAAAAACAAAGTAATAATTATTATTGCAAGCATCTTATTGCTAATAGTAATAGGTCTTGGACTAGCGGGTAATTACATGGTGGAATATGCCATAGCTAGAAGTGGTGATGGTGGTAATAGGAATGTTAATACGGATAAGATTCAGGAGAAAAATGAACCAGCAGAACAAAGTAAGATAGATATAAAAAAAGACGAAATTAAAAAAGAAACTAAATTTTTCCTGCAAAAGAATCCTTATGAACAAGCACAAATTAAGTCCAAAGATGGATTGAATTTAAAAGGATTCTATCTAGAGAATTCGCCAGATTCAAATGCAAATTGGGTGTTGCTAATTCATGGCTATAGAGCAGAGCATGACTCCATGAATGACTATGCCAAGCAGTACTATGAAGCGGGATACAATGTGCTTCTACCTGACTTGAGAGCTAGTGGAGAGTCAGAAGGAAATTATGTTGGTATGGGTTGGCTCGAGAAAGAAGATGCCAAACTCTGGATAGATTGGATAATTGAGCGTCAACCGTCAGCTAATATTATTGTGCATGGAGTTTCAATGGGTGCAGCTACAACTATGATGTTGTCAGGTGATGAAACCAAAGAAAATGTTAAAATGTTTATAGAAGATTGCGGCTATACAAGCGCCTGGGATATCTTTGCAAATGAAGCTAAATTACGTTTCAACTTACCAAGTTTCCCATTGCTAAATGTTAGTAGTGCTTTAGCAAGAGTAAAGGCAGGGTATAGTTTCAGCGAGGCGGATGCTTTGAAACAAGTTGGAAAGTCGACTAAGCCAATGTTGTTCATCCATGGTATGAAAGATGATTTTGTACCTTTCTACATGTTGGATGAGTTATATAATGCAAAGACAGAAGGGGCGAAAGATAAATTCGTATCAGAAACTGCAGGTCACGCAGACTCTATATTTGCAGATTATTCGGCATATTGGGCAAAAGTAGAGGAGTTTATCCAAGCGAATGTGCCGGAGTAA